The sequence below is a genomic window from Methylophilus sp. DW102.
GAAATGCGTGGCAAATTAAGCCAGGTGTTATCCAGCTTGTTGAACATTGCCAAAGCTGCCTGATGTCCACTGTGATACCCGAGCATCCGCAAACGGTTGAGGATTGGCTCGGTTATATTGAGTCATTGCATCCCAAGTCCATTGAGATGGGCTTGGGCAGGGTGCAAGCCGTTGCGCAGCGATTACAGCTCACTTTTCCATTCACCGTCATTACCGTGGGTGGCACCAACGGCAAAGGCTCGACTTGTGCCATGCTGGAGCACATTTATACTGCGGCCGGTTATCAGGTCGGCTGCTATACTTCTCCACACCTAGTGCATTATCAGGAGCGCGTGCGCTTCAACGGGCAGGTCATTGCCGATGATCGCTTATGCCAGGCCTTTTCCGCCGTCGAGCAGGCGCGGGGCGATATCACGCTCACCTATTTTGAAATGGGGACGCTGGCGGCCTTATGGGCGTTTGAGCAACAGGCGCTGGATGTCGTGGTGCTGGAAGTCGGCTTGGGCGGACGCCTGGATGCCGTGAATATCGTCGATGCCGCCTGTGCCATTGTCACCAATGTAGACCTGGACCATATGGAGTATCTAGGGGATACGCGTGAATTGATTGGCCGCGAGAAGGCTGGCATCTACCGGGCTCAGCAGATCGCCATCTGCGGCGACGCCGAACCGCCGCTGTCCTTGCTTGCCTATGCAGAACAATTGGGCGTTAAGCTATACCGCTACGGTAGTGACTACCAGATAGACATCCGCGAGTCACACGTCGCGCATTATGAAGATGCGTTCGGCGTGTTGGATATTGCCAGTTTGCGTTTGTATGGCCGCTACCAATGGAATAATGCCGCCAATGTAATTTTTGCCGTACGTGCATTGCAATCACAGTTGCCAGTAACTTCTTCGGTCATGTTACAGGCGCTAATAGACACCGAAGTGACCGGGCGTTTTCAGTATTGGCAACGCTCCCCCGACATTATTCTGGATGTCGCCCATAATCCACATGCTGCGCGTGCCTTGCGTGATAATCTCCAGCAGCTTAGTACCAGTGGTGGACGCGTCATCGCGGTGTTTTCCATGTTGTCTGACAAAGACATCGCCAGTGTTGTCGATATCCTGCACGATGTCTTTGACGAATGGCATATTGCCCCGATTGCGCATCCGCGCGCGGCAGACATTCAAGAGTTAAACACATATCTGGCCCATCAGGTTGCGCCTGATCGGCTGCATACATATGCCACGTTGCCAGATGCCTTGCGAAGCGCCTATAAGAAAGTAGCGAAAAATGATAAAATTATCGTATTCGGTTCCTTTTTTACCGTGGCCGC
It includes:
- the folC gene encoding bifunctional tetrahydrofolate synthase/dihydrofolate synthase, which encodes MSTVIPEHPQTVEDWLGYIESLHPKSIEMGLGRVQAVAQRLQLTFPFTVITVGGTNGKGSTCAMLEHIYTAAGYQVGCYTSPHLVHYQERVRFNGQVIADDRLCQAFSAVEQARGDITLTYFEMGTLAALWAFEQQALDVVVLEVGLGGRLDAVNIVDAACAIVTNVDLDHMEYLGDTRELIGREKAGIYRAQQIAICGDAEPPLSLLAYAEQLGVKLYRYGSDYQIDIRESHVAHYEDAFGVLDIASLRLYGRYQWNNAANVIFAVRALQSQLPVTSSVMLQALIDTEVTGRFQYWQRSPDIILDVAHNPHAARALRDNLQQLSTSGGRVIAVFSMLSDKDIASVVDILHDVFDEWHIAPIAHPRAADIQELNTYLAHQVAPDRLHTYATLPDALRSAYKKVAKNDKIIVFGSFFTVAAILELTPDQWGC